A single window of Colletes latitarsis isolate SP2378_abdomen chromosome 11, iyColLati1, whole genome shotgun sequence DNA harbors:
- the LOC143348163 gene encoding uncharacterized protein LOC143348163 encodes MQYNQWVSLCLVVLVLGQASTLPQHPQYQQQVQQQVREDRKFAEKPNAMKKVALDDLDDISTNQIQEGSSSGFSWSNLLSMVMQMLLGQTGGIAGPSKNDIDDGAPASPWANLLSVGLRLLTALLGGPQQPADGIDKVDNQSSTMQDILAAMLGAFLGRDRDPNQIYSMAKNASEFINIVVNLLDALKTSFSHRSLAARSMGKRDTISEAAVTTLTMLKGYVRSLKSFNNVGRAEDEGQRGCAERALCEASAECVAKAQGTSSVFCQFGSYATSYLLQRQSGVGFDALYDASRRGRSGEDCRTVFMNCNAV; translated from the exons ATGCAGTACAATCAGTGGGTGTCGCTGTGCTTGGTGGTGCTTGTTCTGGGACAAGCATCCACCTTGCCTCAGCATCCGCAGTATCAGCAGCAGGTTCAACAGCAGGTCAGAGAGGACAGAAAATTCGCCGAGAAACCGAACGCCATGAAGAAAGTGGCCCTCGACGATTTGGACGACATCAGCACCAATCAGATTCAG GAAGGCAGCAGCAGCGGGTTCTCCTGGTCGAACTTGTTGAGCATGGTGATGCAAATGTTGCTGGGGCAAACTGGTGGCATCGCTGGTCCGAGCAAGAACGACATAGACGACGGAGCACCGGCCAGCCCTTGGGCGAATTTGCTCTCGGTTGGCCTCAGGTTGCTCACTGCTCTGCTGGGTGGTCCTCAACAGCCTGCTGACGGTATAGACAAGGTCGACAATCAGAGCAGTACGATGCAG GATATTTTGGCTGCGATGCTGGGCGCGTTTCTAGGACGAGACAGAGACCCTAATCAGATTTATTCCATGGCTAAAAACGCTTCCGAG TTCATTAACATAGTGGTGAATCTTTTGGATGCGCTGAAAACATCGTTCTCCCATCGTTCGTTGGCCGCCAGATCCATGGGAAAACGAGACACAATCTCCGAGGCTGCCGTCACTACGCTCACCATGCTGAAG GGTTACGTGAGGTCGTTGAAATCTTTCAATAACGTTGGACGCGCCGAGGACGAAGGTCAACGAGGTTGCGCTGAGCGAGCCCTTTGCGAGGCGAGCGCCGAGTGTGTCGCCAAAGCTCAAGGCACGTCGTCCGTTTTCTGTCAATTTGGATC CTACGCGACCAGCTATCTGCTCCAGAGGCAGAGCGGCGTAGGCTTCGACGCACTCTACGACGCGAGTCGACGCGGTCGCAGCGGAGAGGACTGCAGGACCGTTTTCATGAATTGCAACGCCGTATGA
- the LOC143348341 gene encoding uncharacterized protein LOC143348341, whose product MTFKNLMNFGNLAKDSYRPPIDRYHSGYHHSGPGGYHHSGSGGYHHSGSGGYHHGSHHGSPKSKGGGSGAALSALTLLAFLFLINVMQQSLQDNNSTTTMMTTAVMLRDSDQPVVLDTREEEGKKGDETKHDGSYRIPAKSKIQRLNNQYIK is encoded by the exons ATGACGTTTAAGAATCTGATGAATTTTGGAAACCTCGCGAAAGATTCCTACCGACCTCCCATCGATAGATACCACAGCGGATACCATCACAGTGGCCCTGGTGGTTATCACCACAGTGGTTCCGGTGGTTATCACCACAGCGGCTCCGGCGGTTACCATCACGGTTCACACCACGG GAGTCCCAAGAGCAAGGGTGGTGGAAGCGGGGCAGCTCTCAGCGCGTTGACTTTGCTCGCCTTTCTATTCCTCATAAACGTCATGCAG CAATCTCTGCAGGACAATAATTCGACGACAACGATGATGACGACCGCGGTGATGTTGCGGGACAGCGATCAACCGGTGGTCTTAGACAcgagggaggaggagggcaagaAGGGGGACGAGACAAAGCACGATGGTTCTTACAGGATACCAGCAAAATCCAAGATCCAAAGGCTTAACAATCAGTATATTAAATAA